The following proteins are co-located in the Haloarcula marismortui ATCC 43049 genome:
- a CDS encoding carbohydrate ABC transporter permease — MREILSRLLATGGRLRSAVSRDESDGDQLATDGGATVKTTRGDSLRNSLPVEWELIESAPFWLPPVLLAGFFVYGAIAWNFLLSLTEYNGLGGAQYESFDLSMYSRMLSDGAFWQAAQNTVVLLVVFTVLCLALGLFVAILIDQQIRFENTFRTIYLLPMSLSFVVTATMWAWVYNARNGVLNQFFRVFNLEGAIVGLLRPAGVNAEVIQWLSWNTTALAAVIFALIWQFSGYAMVVFLAGLRAIPTEHYEAARVDGASTVRMYARVIIPQLRASAVSASVVLMVFALKAFDFIYALRGSQPGANMDILATMMYRVAFDSLQWAYGSAVAIVLFALALLVIGPYLYSEYRRGEL; from the coding sequence ATGCGCGAGATACTCAGTAGACTCCTCGCCACCGGGGGTAGGCTCCGGTCGGCGGTATCGAGAGACGAATCGGACGGCGACCAACTGGCAACAGACGGCGGGGCGACGGTGAAGACGACCCGAGGCGATTCGCTTCGCAACTCGCTTCCGGTCGAATGGGAACTCATCGAATCCGCCCCGTTCTGGCTGCCGCCAGTCCTGCTTGCAGGTTTTTTTGTGTACGGCGCCATCGCCTGGAACTTCCTGTTGTCACTGACTGAGTACAACGGACTCGGCGGGGCCCAGTACGAGAGCTTCGACCTCAGTATGTACAGCCGCATGCTGAGCGACGGGGCGTTCTGGCAGGCAGCACAGAACACGGTGGTGTTACTTGTCGTGTTTACCGTCCTCTGTCTGGCGCTTGGCCTGTTCGTGGCCATCCTCATCGACCAGCAGATACGTTTCGAGAACACGTTCCGGACCATCTACCTGCTCCCGATGAGCCTCTCGTTCGTCGTGACGGCGACGATGTGGGCCTGGGTGTACAACGCCCGCAACGGCGTTCTCAATCAGTTCTTCCGAGTGTTCAATCTCGAAGGAGCCATCGTGGGACTACTCCGGCCGGCCGGAGTCAACGCTGAGGTCATTCAGTGGCTCTCCTGGAACACGACCGCACTGGCGGCGGTCATCTTCGCGCTCATCTGGCAGTTCAGCGGCTACGCGATGGTCGTCTTCCTCGCGGGCCTCCGGGCGATCCCGACCGAACACTACGAGGCTGCGCGGGTCGACGGCGCGTCGACGGTTCGGATGTACGCACGGGTAATCATCCCGCAACTCCGCGCTTCCGCGGTGTCCGCGTCGGTGGTGCTGATGGTGTTTGCGCTGAAAGCGTTCGACTTCATCTACGCGCTCCGTGGCTCACAGCCGGGGGCGAACATGGATATTCTGGCGACGATGATGTATCGGGTCGCGTTCGACAGCCTCCAGTGGGCGTACGGGTCAGCCGTCGCTATCGTGCTGTTTGCCCTCGCACTGCTGGTCATTGGTCCGTACCTCTACAGCGAATACCGACGGGGTGAACTATGA